The sequence GAGCTAGACGTTGCTGACCGAATAATATCAACGCGACCAGCGGAATATTCAGTAGCAGATTTAGTTGAATTCCTCCTGGCATCCCGAACAGTTCCCACTCATGCCAATAGGCAGCATCAATCTGATGTGCAATGAGGACGGTCGAGTTGGCGAGGTAGAGCCAGGGAAGCGTTGATTTCGCGAGCATTGAACTTTTGGTTAGCATACTCTTTCATAAGGGTAATAAATCTAATATAGACATCAGTACTTACAGCCAGCATTTACCTCACAGGTAATGCAGACTCAGTTGCTGATGGCACTTGTAAACGCTAATCTGTAATGATTTGGGCTGTGCTGAGTATTTCTTGGCGACGAATCCAATTAGGGCCATTTACAACCGACTTTTTAGTCGATAAGTCTACTTTTCGATGAAAGAGAGCTTCCAGTTCATACTGCATATCTACGAGATCGAGAAGACTGACTCTGATATCGGCTTGAAATCTGACAAGAATATCAATGTCGCTATCTAGGTGAAAGTCATCTCGAAGAATGGAGCCAAACAGAGCAAGCTCAGCGATATGTCTACGCTGACAAAATTCTTTTAGCTGCTCGGGCTTGATGAGCAGTCGAGTGTAAATCTCTGGCTTGACTGAAAGAATATCCATCCTTAGTTACTGCTAATTAGTATTCTTACTTATATCGACTTAAGATGCGATCGCTGTCTGACTAATCGTGTATTCAATGGCTTGAGGATTATCAGTACGCTTAGAAGCCTGAAGAATTTCGATGCCTACCACATTACCACCCGAGTCGAAATCTAAGATAATACCTGCTGTTTCTTCATCGCTTTCCTCAATCGGCACATCCTTAAGGATAATCTGAATAACATCAACGTCGGGATCGTATTTAATTTTCATGGGTTTCTCCAATGTTTTTTAATCTGGCTGGTTCGATAAGCTGTTACAACGATGGCAGGATAGTTCTTTGCATTGATAAAAACTCTAAGTAAGTAAGGTTTACCTGTGCCAAAATCAACTTGAGACTGATGAATAACGATCTCCTCATCTTGTTTAACGATCTGCTGTGGATTGCCTAAGACATCTTCTATAAGTGAAATGGGAATTTTTCGCCTTTCTATTTCTTCTAAAGCATGGTTTGAAAATTTGAAATTCATTCGCATGTTTTTACGATGTAGATAGAATAGCATTAAGCAACTGCTCGATTATTAGACTAGCATTATGAAAGCATACGATTTTTTTGCTAAGGTAACCCCAGAAGGCAAGCTGGAACTCCCTTCCACCTTATTAACAGATCTAGACAGCAATCAAAAGGTAAGGGTTGTTGTTTTAGTTGATGAGTCAACCAACGAAAGTAAATCTAATAATGAAGAGTCTGAAGGGCAACGCCTTGCTATCGAGCATTTCTTTACAGAATATAGTGAAGCAGATGCAATCTACGACAAGATTTAAATATGCAAAATTACTTATCTGGTACTTGGGAGCAGATGCAGCAAGGTATTCATCAACTCTGGCTTTCTATAAAGATATAAAGGAGGAAGTGAGTTGCTAGCTAGCCTGTTGCATTCTCTCTTCAGTGGGTTCAGGCAAATATTCGCTACGCTGGGTAACATGAGTCCAGACATGCGCGCCCCCATCGCGATCGCCCTTGGAGCTATCCCCGGAGCCTTAAGCCGCTATTACCTCACGATCTTGTTGGCAAAATGGTTGGGTACGGATTTTCCCTATGGCACGTTTGTGGTGAATATCACTGGTGCCCTGATCATGGGGTTATTTACCACCATAGCTGTAGAGCGTCATCTGATTCCTTCTGACCTGAGTCTGTTGGTTGCTACGGGTTTTTTAGGCTCCTACACGACTTTTTCCACCTATGCCTTAGATGTATCCAGACTTTTGCACCAAGGTAGCTACGGATATGGCTTATTCTATTGGATAGGCAGTGCTATGCTCGGATTAGTGGGCTTAGAAATTGGTAGTGCGATCGCCAGGAGGCTGCTATAAGTACCTGAGCGTGTCGGGGATATTTATGAGCAAGTGGTATCAGTTAGAGACTAGTGTAGTGCTGGAGCATTTTAAAACTGATGCTACCAGGGGTCTGAGCCATACGGAGGTCGAACAGCGGCTCGCACAATTTGGCTTTAACGAGATCGAAGAGAGGGCGCTTAAAAACCCCTGGCTGATTTTATGGGAACAGCTAACGGCCTTGATTGTGGTGGTTCTGATTGTGGCAGCAGGTATATCTGCTCTAGTCGGAGACTACAAAGATACTATTGCCATCCTTGCCATTGTCTTATTCAACGCCTTACTAGGATTTAATCAGGAATATCAAGCAGGGCAAGCTTTAGCTGCGCTCAAAAAGATGGCGATTCCGAAAGTCAAGGTCTACCGCGATCGCCAATTAGTAGAAATATCGGCAAGGCAACTGGTACCTGGCGATATCGTTTTGCTAGAAGCGGGAAATCTGGTGCCTGCTGACTGTCGCTTGTTAGAGAGCATCAACCTGCGCGTGCAGGAATCGACATTTACAGGCGAAGCGGAACCAGTTGAGAAAACCAGCGTGGCGCTGGCAGGAGAAGAACTGGCGCTCGGCGATCGCCGCAACATGGTTTATATGGGTACGGCAATTGTCTACGGGCGCGGCAAGGCTGTAGTCACAGAGACGGGGATGCGTACTGAATTGGGGAAAATCGCCGATTCCATTCAGTCGATTGACGGCGAACTCACGCCGCTTCAGCAGCGCCTCGATCGATTGGGGCAAAAGCTGGTGATTGCTTCGCTGATATTGGTGGGATTGATTTTCGGCATTGGTCTCCTACGCGGTGAGTCGCTCAAACTGATGTTTATGACGGCGGTGAGTATGGCTGTTGCCGTTATTCCGGAAGGATTACCCGCCGTGGTGACGATTACGCTGGCTTTGGGAGCAAATCGGATGCTGAAACGAAATGCTCTGATTCGCAATCTGCCTGCAGTAGAGACTCTTGGTTCGACGATTGTCATTTGTTCGGATAAAACTGGTACTCTCACTGAGAATCAAATGACCGTCAATGTTCTTGCTATAGAAGGACAGAAGATCGATCTCAATGGCGGTACGCCGAACTCTGCGTTTAACCTTTTACTAACTGGTGCCGCTCTCTGTAATGATGTTCGTAGCAATCTCAGTTTTACTGGCGATCGCTCGCCATTAGTCAGCAATCGCCCCAGTGCAGAAAATTATTTGGGCGATCCGACGGAGGTTGCCCTCGCGATCGCCGCAAAACGTCTGGGGTTAGATAAGATCGCTCTGGATCGGAAATTCCGCCGTATTTTTGAAATTCCCTTCGACTCCGAACGTCAGCGCATGACAACAGTTCATCAGTGTTCGCTGGCAGATGTGCAGAGTATCTTGCCCGATATTCACGACGATCCCGAATCTTCAACTCGATACATTGTTTTCAGTAAAGGAGCAGTCGGCAGTCTCTTAGAAATTACTAACTTAGTTTGGGTAAAGGGTGGCATTGAGAAATTGGACGATCGCGATCGCGATCGCATAATCTCTAGTAATGACGAACTCGCTCAAACTGGGATGCGAGTTTTGGGAATAGCGTTTCGATACCTGGATCGCCCTCTAGATCATAGCAATGACATTACTTTATTAGAGCAGGAGCTAATAAATCTATTAGAACGGGATTTGGTTTTCATTGGCATGGTGGGGATACTCGACCCACCGCGCCCTGAAGTGAGAGAGGCCGTTCAAACCTGCAAAAAGGCTGGGATTCGTCCCATCATGATTACAGGCGATCACCCATTGGCGGCACAGTACATTGCCAAGGAACTGGATATCGATACCAGCGGCAAGGTGTTGGTGGGCAGCGATCTCGCTCGGTTATCCCCAGCAGAACTATCCGAACAAGTGGAGCTGGTGTCCGTGTACGCGCGGGTTTCGCCGCAGCAAAAGCTGAGAATAGTACAAGCTCTGCAATCGCGAGGTCATATCGTAGCGATGACAGGCGATGGGATCAACGATGCACCCGCCCTGCGCAAAGCCGATATTGGCGTGGCGATGGGCTTGGTGGGAACAGATGTCTGTAAAGAAGCTGCCGATATGGTGTTATTGGATGATAATTTTGCCACAATCGTGGCTGCGGTTGCGGAAGGCAGAGTCATTTACGACAATATTCGCAAGTTCATCAAGTACAGCATGACTGGCAATGCCAGCGGTGTTTGGATTGTCCTTCTGGCTCCGTTTTTGTCCATGCCTCTGCCATTATTGCCATTGCAAATTCTCTGGATTAATCTCTTGGCGGATGGTTTGCTAGCACTATCTTTGAGCGTTGAACCGGCTGAAAGCGATACCATGCAGCGATCGCCCTATCCCAAACAATCTAACATTTTTAACTATCGCACGGTTAGAGATATTGTCTGGGTGGGTTTAATGATGGGTGTAAGTATCTTACTTTTAGGATACGAATATCGATTAGCTGGAGAATTAGTTAACGGACACAACTGGCAGACAATGGTATTCGTCACTTTGACCTTTTCGCGGATGAGTTTGGCATTGGCAATGCGATCGGAGCACGACTCGTTATTTAAGATTGGCCTGCTTAGTAACCCACCACTATCGATCGCGGTCGTTCTGACTTTCTTGCTTCAGATTGCTGTAATTTATCTACCCTGGCTGCAAGCTTCATTTCAGACAGTCGCTTTATCGGCGTATGACCTGACTCTCTGTTTGGCAGTTAGCACGGTGGGTTTCTGGCTAATTGAGATAGAGAAATGGTTGTACAGGCGATCGCGATCCCATGCTAAAAGCGCTTCAGCCAAATTGGAATCCTAAATTTTGCTGGCGCGCAACGGCCATGACTTGTCCCACCGCGATCGCGCCATCGTTGGGGGGAATGTGTTGGTGCCAATAGGGAGAAAATCCTTCTGCTTTTAATCTTTGGATTGTTCTTTCGGTTAAGTATTTATTTTGGAAACAGCCACCCGTCAGTACGACTTGCGATTCACCCGATCGCTTGGCAACGGCAACAATAATTTCAACCAGAGTATTGTGAAATTTCGCAGAAATTCGATGCGGCGGAATTTCTTGCTCTAGATCGTGCAGGATGGCAGCGATTGCGGGCGACCAGTCGATGATCTTCTCTTGCAGCTCAAATTCGTAATGTTCTTCCACCTCCGGATCGTCGAGCATAAATTCCAATGCCATAGCCGCTTGGCCTTCAAAACTGGCTTGCTGGCAAGCACCCAGTAGGGAAGCGATCGCGTCGAACAACCTACCCACGCTGGAGCATAAGGGTGCATTCAGACGCTTGCATAGCATAGTTGAGATCGCGGTTAGTTCCTGGGTAGAAAAAGCTAGCAGAGGCTTGAGATGGGACATCGACTGCATATCTGCGCCAAACATTTCCCATAGTAACCCCAGTGCCGCTCGACGCGGCTGTTTGACTGCTTTATCGCCGCCAGGAAGGAGAAAGGTACGGAAGTGCGCGACACGCTCCCAGTCTGTCTGCTTAATCCGAAAGAATTCTCCGCCCCAGATCGTGCCATCTAGGCCGTAGCCCGTGCCATCCCAAACAACTCCGAGAACGGGCGGTGCGATTTGATTGTCGATCGTACAAGATAAAGCGTGGGCATAGTGATGCTGCACGGGAATAACAGGAATACTTAATTGCTGCCCTAGTTTTTGCGCAAACTGGCTGGAGAGATAGTCGGGGTGAGCGTCGCAGGCGATCGCCTCGGGTTGAAATTCATAGATGCTGCTCAAACTAGAGATGACGCGCTGGAAATGCTCGAAAGCTGGCACGGTTTCCAAGTCGCCTACGTGCTGGCTTAGGAAAATCTGTCCGTCGAAACCAAGCGCGATTGTATTTTTGAGATGACTGCCGAGAGCCAGGATTTTAGCTGGAGAATTAGAAGATGGAACTGGAGAATTGATAGGAAGAGGAGCATAGCCTCTGGCGCGGCGCAATATTACGGGGCGATCGCCCATAACTCTTACGATCGAGTCATCAACGGGACGAACGATGGGGCGATTGTGGACTAAAAATAGATCGGCGATGTTACCTAAGCGCTCTATGGCTTCAGATTCATTAATGCAAATCGGTTCGTCGGCAAGATTGCCACTGGTGGCGACGATGGGAAATTGCAACGATGCCATAAGCAAGTGATGGAGGGGCGTGTATGGCAGCATGACACCGAGATAGGGATTGGCAGGAGCAATAAAATCGCACGAAAATTTTCGTGCTTTTCTTTTACGCAAAAGCACGATGGGAGCCTCAGGCGATCGCAACAGATTCGCTTCCAATTCGGAGATGATGCAGTCCGCTCGAATTTGCTCAAGGGATGGATACATCAACGCAAACGGCTTGTGAGGCCGATGTTTGCGCGAGCGTAACTGGCCGACAGCTTCGGGATTGCGGGCATCGACAATGAGATGAAACCCTCCCAATCCTTTCACTGCCAGAATCTTACCGCGTTCGATCTGAGCTGCGGTTTCTAACAAAGCGCGATCGCCGCGTTCTAGAACTCTGCCATCCCGATCCCACAATTCCAATTGAGGGCCGCAATGGGGGCAGGCATTGGGTTGGGCGTGAAAGCGGCGGCTGCGCGGATCGCTATATTCTGCTTGGCATTGGGGGCACATCTGAAAGTCTTTCATGGTGGTGCCAGAGCGATCGTAGGGCAGCGCTTCGATAATGCTGTAACGGGGGCCGCAGTTGGTGCAGTTGGTGAA comes from Pseudanabaena sp. PCC 6802 and encodes:
- a CDS encoding cation-translocating P-type ATPase, with amino-acid sequence MSKWYQLETSVVLEHFKTDATRGLSHTEVEQRLAQFGFNEIEERALKNPWLILWEQLTALIVVVLIVAAGISALVGDYKDTIAILAIVLFNALLGFNQEYQAGQALAALKKMAIPKVKVYRDRQLVEISARQLVPGDIVLLEAGNLVPADCRLLESINLRVQESTFTGEAEPVEKTSVALAGEELALGDRRNMVYMGTAIVYGRGKAVVTETGMRTELGKIADSIQSIDGELTPLQQRLDRLGQKLVIASLILVGLIFGIGLLRGESLKLMFMTAVSMAVAVIPEGLPAVVTITLALGANRMLKRNALIRNLPAVETLGSTIVICSDKTGTLTENQMTVNVLAIEGQKIDLNGGTPNSAFNLLLTGAALCNDVRSNLSFTGDRSPLVSNRPSAENYLGDPTEVALAIAAKRLGLDKIALDRKFRRIFEIPFDSERQRMTTVHQCSLADVQSILPDIHDDPESSTRYIVFSKGAVGSLLEITNLVWVKGGIEKLDDRDRDRIISSNDELAQTGMRVLGIAFRYLDRPLDHSNDITLLEQELINLLERDLVFIGMVGILDPPRPEVREAVQTCKKAGIRPIMITGDHPLAAQYIAKELDIDTSGKVLVGSDLARLSPAELSEQVELVSVYARVSPQQKLRIVQALQSRGHIVAMTGDGINDAPALRKADIGVAMGLVGTDVCKEAADMVLLDDNFATIVAAVAEGRVIYDNIRKFIKYSMTGNASGVWIVLLAPFLSMPLPLLPLQILWINLLADGLLALSLSVEPAESDTMQRSPYPKQSNIFNYRTVRDIVWVGLMMGVSILLLGYEYRLAGELVNGHNWQTMVFVTLTFSRMSLALAMRSEHDSLFKIGLLSNPPLSIAVVLTFLLQIAVIYLPWLQASFQTVALSAYDLTLCLAVSTVGFWLIEIEKWLYRRSRSHAKSASAKLES
- a CDS encoding DUF4258 domain-containing protein; the protein is MRMNFKFSNHALEEIERRKIPISLIEDVLGNPQQIVKQDEEIVIHQSQVDFGTGKPYLLRVFINAKNYPAIVVTAYRTSQIKKHWRNP
- a CDS encoding DUF2283 domain-containing protein, which translates into the protein MKIKYDPDVDVIQIILKDVPIEESDEETAGIILDFDSGGNVVGIEILQASKRTDNPQAIEYTISQTAIAS
- a CDS encoding nucleotidyltransferase family protein: MDILSVKPEIYTRLLIKPEQLKEFCQRRHIAELALFGSILRDDFHLDSDIDILVRFQADIRVSLLDLVDMQYELEALFHRKVDLSTKKSVVNGPNWIRRQEILSTAQIITD
- the crcB gene encoding fluoride efflux transporter CrcB, with the translated sequence MSPDMRAPIAIALGAIPGALSRYYLTILLAKWLGTDFPYGTFVVNITGALIMGLFTTIAVERHLIPSDLSLLVATGFLGSYTTFSTYALDVSRLLHQGSYGYGLFYWIGSAMLGLVGLEIGSAIARRLL
- the hypF gene encoding carbamoyltransferase HypF, with the translated sequence MHIIREATIAPDTSKQRLSLNVRGAVQGVGFRPFVYRLALELNLTGWVNNSLRGVSIEVEGTRQQLQVFWERLELEKPPRSQIHIIESTWLAPVGYTEFSIRTSDTEPNEEGSRLKSAIVLPDLATCPECRREIFDCSDRRYRYPFTNCTNCGPRYSIIEALPYDRSGTTMKDFQMCPQCQAEYSDPRSRRFHAQPNACPHCGPQLELWDRDGRVLERGDRALLETAAQIERGKILAVKGLGGFHLIVDARNPEAVGQLRSRKHRPHKPFALMYPSLEQIRADCIISELEANLLRSPEAPIVLLRKRKARKFSCDFIAPANPYLGVMLPYTPLHHLLMASLQFPIVATSGNLADEPICINESEAIERLGNIADLFLVHNRPIVRPVDDSIVRVMGDRPVILRRARGYAPLPINSPVPSSNSPAKILALGSHLKNTIALGFDGQIFLSQHVGDLETVPAFEHFQRVISSLSSIYEFQPEAIACDAHPDYLSSQFAQKLGQQLSIPVIPVQHHYAHALSCTIDNQIAPPVLGVVWDGTGYGLDGTIWGGEFFRIKQTDWERVAHFRTFLLPGGDKAVKQPRRAALGLLWEMFGADMQSMSHLKPLLAFSTQELTAISTMLCKRLNAPLCSSVGRLFDAIASLLGACQQASFEGQAAMALEFMLDDPEVEEHYEFELQEKIIDWSPAIAAILHDLEQEIPPHRISAKFHNTLVEIIVAVAKRSGESQVVLTGGCFQNKYLTERTIQRLKAEGFSPYWHQHIPPNDGAIAVGQVMAVARQQNLGFQFG